The segment CTTTCCGTAATGAAAGGAAAGTCCTTTTGCTTCAAGCATCGTTCTACCTCCCTTTCCTTCTATGATTTAATAGCAATACAGCAAATACAGGTGCACCTGCAAGTGCAGTAATGACACCAATTGGCAGCTCAGCAGGTGAAATGATTGATCTTGCCAGCAAATCAGCGAGAATTAGAAAACCACTCCCAACAATAATAGACAGCGGCAGCACATGACGATGATCAGGCCCAGTCAGAAGCCTGATTAAATGAGGAATAACAAGACCAACAAAGCCAATTGTCCCTGACACTGCAACAGCAGCTCCAGTCAGCATACTTCCAGCAAGCAGGATTAATATCTTTCTAAACCTTACTTGTACGCCTAAATGCTGTGCGCGCTCTTCTCCGAACGCCAGTATATTGAGTTCCTTTCCTTGCAGCAGCAAAAGCAGACAGCCGACAACAAAAAAAGGAAGAAACATTTGAATATAGACCCAGCCTCTCATCGACACACTTCCGAGCAGCCAGCCAATAATCTGTCTTAGCTCATCACCAGTTAATGCAATGAAAAGCGAGATGAATGCAGCTAGAAACGAACTAAAGATAATACCTGTCAGTATAATCGTTTCTACCTTCATTGCAGGGTCAAGTCTTCTTGCGAACAATAAAACACATAATATCGTTATAAAAGCAGACAGGATACTTAGTACAGGCAACGTGTACCCGCCCAAAACGGGGATTGAAATATGAAAGAACAATGTTGCAACAGCTCCAACCGAAGCGCCTGAAGATACACCTAATGTATAAGGATCTGCTAACGGATTTCGCAACAAACCTTGAAAAGAGCATCCTGCAATAGCAAGACTTGCACCGACAAGCCCAGAAAGAATAACACGTGGAAGGCGGATATTATAAACAATATTTGCCTGCATTTTGTCTACATCAAATATTTCTGTTGGACTGATTAAGTTGGCGAAGATTTTGACAATGGTCAAAAAGGGCACTGAAACGGTTCCAACTGAAATCCCTAGAAAAAGTGCGATGATGAGAAAAAAAGCGGCCAATAAATAAGCCGCTTTTCTATTATTTAAAAACATCCGGATATACTGCCTTCGCAAATTCCTGTATTCCTTGTGCAAGCCTTGGGCCTGAACGGGAAACAAGGTCTTCATCTACTTCTACTATTTGCTTGTCCTTTACTGCCGTTACATTTTCCCAGCCATCTCGCTTCGTTACTTGCCCAACAGGATCTGGTGAAATGCTGCCATATGTTGTAATAACTACATCTGGATCTGCCTCAATGACCGCTTCCTGGTCAACCTGAACCCAGCCAGTTTCCTTAATAACATTCGTTGCATTGATTGTATCAATCATTTCTTGCATGAATGTATCTTTTCCTGTTGTAAATGCATCAGGTGCAGGACTAACCTCTACATAAACATCCTTTTTGTCTTTAGCAGGGATGCTTGCAGCCTTATCTTTAATAGAAGCGATATCATCCTTCATACCTTCAACCACTTCTTCTGCTTTCGCTTCCTCCCCAACTGCTTCACCAATCATCTCAATGCTTTCGTAAACACCATCAAAATCAGACGCATCATTAACAACAAGCACATCTATTCCAGCATCTCTTATCTGTTGTAATCCATCTGCCCATGTACCAGCTACAGACTCATGTGCAAGAACTAAATCAGGATCTAATGAAATAGTTTTCTCCACATTTAGCTCCATACCTGCTACTTTTTCAATATCTGTTGTTTCTTTAGGGTAGTCATCACTTTCAGAAACACCAACTACCTCATCACCTACTCCAAGTGCAAAAGCTACCTCTGTATTACTTGGTATTAATGACACGATCTTTTCTGGCTTGTCATCAATAACAACCTCTTGATTGGCTGCGTCCTTAATAGTGACAGGGAAAGCCGCCTCTGTCTGTTCTGATTTTTTCTGGTCATTATTTTCATTGTCAGAAGCTTGTCCACACCCAGCTA is part of the Niallia taxi genome and harbors:
- a CDS encoding FecCD family ABC transporter permease, giving the protein MRRQYIRMFLNNRKAAYLLAAFFLIIALFLGISVGTVSVPFLTIVKIFANLISPTEIFDVDKMQANIVYNIRLPRVILSGLVGASLAIAGCSFQGLLRNPLADPYTLGVSSGASVGAVATLFFHISIPVLGGYTLPVLSILSAFITILCVLLFARRLDPAMKVETIILTGIIFSSFLAAFISLFIALTGDELRQIIGWLLGSVSMRGWVYIQMFLPFFVVGCLLLLLQGKELNILAFGEERAQHLGVQVRFRKILILLAGSMLTGAAVAVSGTIGFVGLVIPHLIRLLTGPDHRHVLPLSIIVGSGFLILADLLARSIISPAELPIGVITALAGAPVFAVLLLNHRRKGR
- a CDS encoding ABC transporter substrate-binding protein; translated protein: MRKYYSLFCGALLACLVLAGCGQASDNENNDQKKSEQTEAAFPVTIKDAANQEVVIDDKPEKIVSLIPSNTEVAFALGVGDEVVGVSESDDYPKETTDIEKVAGMELNVEKTISLDPDLVLAHESVAGTWADGLQQIRDAGIDVLVVNDASDFDGVYESIEMIGEAVGEEAKAEEVVEGMKDDIASIKDKAASIPAKDKKDVYVEVSPAPDAFTTGKDTFMQEMIDTINATNVIKETGWVQVDQEAVIEADPDVVITTYGSISPDPVGQVTKRDGWENVTAVKDKQIVEVDEDLVSRSGPRLAQGIQEFAKAVYPDVFK